The following coding sequences lie in one Corticium candelabrum chromosome 10, ooCorCand1.1, whole genome shotgun sequence genomic window:
- the LOC134185646 gene encoding periodic tryptophan protein 2 homolog yields MRYSFAFSNLLGSVYCEGNLTFLGRTDSLLSPVGRRLTLFDLKRNSSRTFPFESNKNIERVAVSPDESLIITVDRGGRALLVSLLKSAVLHHFNFKHPVEDIKYSQCGSFFANTLGRRVQVWHCPGHTKEFAPFKLFCTFSGFHDDTVWVDWSYDSRFIVVGSKDMTARIYNVGDSPRYQPVTLSGHRTSLVACFFQGQSLNVYTIAKDCAVYVWHVRKQEDQAVEALTQTTSDTDFVPATKRAKLDHKWELVDRHLFLQKHTTVSCAQLHHARDLLVLGYTNGVFSLYEMQDFQEIHSFSVSNQTITSVSVNQTGEWLAFGCAGIGQLVVWEWQSESFILKQQGHYYDVNVLAYSPDGQWIATGGGDGKVKMWDTVSGFCFVTFHKHTAAVTGVEFGNAGQFIMSSSLDGTIRAFDLHRYRNFRTFTSPRPVQFSCVAVGKSSDIVCAGSQDSFDVFLWSVQTGRLLEVLSGHNGPVSSLAVGVSNGIIASASWDKTVRVWDVFERKGAVEVFHLNSDALALSFSPDGHELAVSTLDGNVSLWNIDSSTQLGTLECHRDMCEGKYKKNKQRYFASLSYSSDGSLLLAGGRSRFVCLYSVCEQVLLKKFKLSEAVSKKALLASEGWSEASALTVEGGSDSDREDIALPGVLKGDMSERRSIPEIRTNCIQFSPTDQSWAVGTNEGLLIYSLDQKLTFNPYDLTESVTPDAILEALTAQELNRALTMSLKLNELSVIQHVIEAIPLANIDTVTDSLLDQQLDILLRFVASQLESSRHLELYLTWCSVLLNKYTRNLKQRSSTVSTIVQILQRNLSRHLNDLGSLVSGNTYLLEFLVSLGDNFPDGN; encoded by the exons ATGAGATACAGTTTTGCG TTTAGTAACCTACTTGGCTCAGTGTACTGTGAAGGGAATTTGACTTTCCTGGGTCGCACAGACTCACTTCTCAGTCCAGTTGGAAGGAGATTGACTCTCTTTGATTTAAAACG CAACTCTTCAAGGACTTTTCCTTTCGAAAGTAATAAGAATATTGAAAGGGTTGCAGTGTCTCCTGATGAGAGCTTGATAATAACAGTTGACAGAG GTGGACGAGCTCTTcttgttagtttgttgaaGTCAGCAGTTTTGCatcattttaattttaaacatCCAGTTGAAGATATAAAATATAGTCAATGTGGAAG CTTTTTTGCTAACACTCTTGGGAGACGTGTGCAAGTGTGGCATTGTCCAGGACACACAAAGGAGTTTGCTCCTTTCAAATTGTTTTGCACATTTTCTGGCTTTCATGATGATACAGTCTGGGTTGACTGGTCATACGACAGTCG ATTTATAGTTGTTGGATCAAAGGATATGACTGCAAGAATATACAATGTTGGAGACTCGCCAAGATATCAGCCAGTTACACTGTCTGGTCATCGAACTTCACTTGTGGCATGCTTCTTCCAGGGCCAATCGCTGAAT GTGTATACCATAGCCAAAGATTGTGCGGTATATGTGTGGCATGTTCGGAAACAAGAAGACCAGGCAGTTGAGGCATTAACGCAAACAACTTCTGACACAG ACTTTGTCCCTGCCACAAAGCGTGCTAAACTTGATCACAAGTGGGAACTAGTGGACAG GCACTTGTTCTTACAGAAGCATACGACAGTTTCTTGTGCTCAACTACATCATGCTAGAGATTTGTTAGTTTTGGGGTATACAAATGGGGTTTTCTCGCTGTATGAAATGCAAGACTTTCAAGAGATACATTCATTTAG CGTCTCAAATCAAACTATCACTTCAGTCTCCGTAAACCAAACAGGTGAATGGCTTGCATTTGGTTGTGCAGGGATCGGACAGCTTGTTGTCTGGGAATGGCAGTCAGAGTCATTTATATTGAAACAACAAGGACACTACTATGATGTAAATGTATTGGCTTACTCTCCAGATGGGCAATGGATTGCAACAGGTGGTGGTGATGGAAAGGTGAAGATGTGGGATACTGTCTCTGGCTTCTGCTTTGTGACATTTCATAAGCATACTGCAGCAGTGACTGGGGTAGAGTTTGGTAATGCTGGTCAATTTATAATGAGTTCATCTCTAGATGGAACTATAAGGGCATTTGACTTACACAG ATATCGCAATTTTAGGACCTTTACTTCTCCTCGTCCTGTTCAGTTTTCCTGTGTAGCAGTTGGGAAAAGTAGCGACATTGTTTGTGCTGGATCTCAAGACTCTTTTGACGTGTTTCTGTGGTCTGTACAGACTGGGCGACTTCTTGAA GTATTGTCAGGCCACAATGGACCAGTTAGCTCATTGGCAGTTGGTGTTTCCAATGGAATTATTGCATCAGCATCATGGGATAAAACCGTGCGTGTTTGGGATGTTTTTGAGAGAAAGGGTGCTGTCGAAGTCTTCCATTTAAATTCAGATG CTCTTGCACTATCCTTTAGTCCTGATGGTCATGAGTTGGCTGTATCAACGTTGGATGGCAATGTTTCTTTGTGGAATATTGACAGTTCTACTCAGTTAGGCACTTTAGAATGCCATCGAGATATGTGTGAAGGAAAGTACAAGAAAAATAAGCAACG GTACTTTGCTAGTTTGTCATACTCATCTGATGGCAGTCTTCTATTAGCTGGTGGAAGGTCCAGATTTGTGTGCTTGTACAGTGTTTGTGAACAG GTGCTGTTAAAAAAGTTCAAGCTATCAGAGGCAGTATCCAAAAAAGCT TTACTTGCCTCTGAGGGGTGGTCAGAAGCTAGTGCTTTAACAGTAGAGGGTGGCAGCGACAGTGATAGAGAAGACATTGCATTGCCTGGAGTGTTGAAAG GTGACATGAGTGAGAGACGTAGTATTCCTGAGATTAGAACTAATTGCATTCAGTTCTCTCCGACTG ATCAGTCATGGGCTGTTGGAACAAATGAAGGCCTTCTCATTTATAGTTTGGATCAGAAGCTTACATTTAATCCTTATGATCTTACGGAAAGTGTTACTCCTGATGCTATATTGGAAGCACTTACTGCACAAGAACTGAATCGGGCTCTGACGATGAGTCTGAAGTTGAATGAGCTTTCAGTGATTCAGCATGTAATTGAAGCTATTCCATTGGCAAACA TTGATACTGTGACTGACTCTTTGCTTGACCAGCAATTAGACATTTTGCTGAGATTTGTTGCGAGTCAGTTGGAATCATCAAGGCATTTGGAACTATATTTGACTTGGTGTAGTGTATTGCTGAACAAGTACACTCGCAATCTTAAACAAAGATCATCTACTGTTTCAACTATTGTACAAATCTTGCAGAGGAACCTTTCCAGGCATCTCAATGATCTAGGATCGTT AGTTTCAGGGAACACTTACTTGCTGGAGTTTTTGGTGTCTTTAGGAGACAACTTTCCTGATGGCAACTGA
- the LOC134185911 gene encoding PI-PLC X domain-containing protein 3-like, translating to MSYSPGYRENWMERLTAQVPEFSSRPLTSIAFPGSHDSGTSTISSQSSLLRDSPMAYRFLANIPVIGSCCVKPVIARWARSQDLSVAEQMENGIRYFDFRVARGDASNGLPDKNLCLCHTLRGDPLAPALEAVAQFVEKHPNEIIFLDFKEFHDWEQDSDNSLIDLIKETVGPFLYPYDASKPISVTPTSMREAKKTIILRYLKQSVTDVYKDFWPENSIVSPWIDTASPHTLVTSLCDNLKAGHTKNSFYVSQCILTPVASTVLKSVCCCCSPCCHGPRNLQELAQEAREPILEWLIKNDTARQDINVAISDFVDADKFAFIDAIIGLNISRS from the exons ATGAGTTACAGTCCAGGTTATCGTGAAAATTGGATGGAACGTTTGACTGCTCAAGTCCCTGAGTTTTCAAGCCGCCCGCTCACCTCTATTGCTTTTCCTGGATCACACGACTCTGGTACATCAACCATAAGTAGCCAGTCATCACTGCTGCGTGACAGTCCCATGGCGTATCGCTTCCTAGCCAACATCCCCGTGATTGGCTCATGTTGTGTCAAGCCCGTCATTGCGAGGTGGGCGCGGTCACAAGACCTAAGTGTGGCGGAGCAAATGGAAAACGGCATTAG atACTTTGATTTTCGTGTTGCTCGGGGAGATGCCAGCAATGGACTACCAGACAAAAACTTGTGCTTGTGTCATACACTGAGAGGTGATCCTCTTGCTCCAGCCTTGGAAGCAGTTGCCCAGTTTGTAGAGAAACATCCAAATGAGATTATATTTCTCGATTTTAAAGAATTTCATGACTGGGAACAGGACAGTGACAATAGTTTAATTGATTTGATTAAAGAAACTGTTGGTCCTTTTCTCTATCCATATGATGCATCGAAACCAATCTCTGTGACACCAACTAGCATGAGGGAGGCAAAAAAGACGATAATTCTAAGGTACCTCAAACAGTCTGTAACAGACGTGTACAAGGACTTCTGGCCTGAGAACTCTATTGTGAGTCCATGGATAGATACAGCAAGCCCACATACACTTGTGACGTCGCTTTGTGACAATTTGAAAGCTGGCCACACAAAGAACAGTTTTTATGTGTCACAATGTATTTTAACACCAGTAGCCTCAACAGTTTTGAAATctgtttgctgctgctgtagcCCGTGTTGTCATGGACCAAGAAATCTGCAAGAACTGGCACAAGAAGCAAGAGAACCTATTCTTGAATGGTTAATAAAAAATGATACAGCTAGGCAAG ATATCAACGTAGCTATATCTGACTTTGTTGATGCGGACAAGTTTGCTTTCATTGATGCCATAATTGGATTGAATATTTCTCGTTCCTGA
- the LOC134186037 gene encoding PI-PLC X domain-containing protein 3-like — protein MTYSSIPTSTSSPGYRENWMERLTAQVPEFSSRPLTSIAFPGSHDSGTSSISSQSSLLRDSPYRFLANIPVIGSCCVKPVIARWSLTQDLNVAEQMENGIRFFDFRVAQGNASNGLPDRNFFLCHALIADPLAPALEAVAQFVEKHPYEVIFLDFKKFYDWEQNSDNSLIDLIKETVGPYLYPYDASKPLSDVTPTSIREMKKTVILIYHKQSVTDVYKDFWPENSIVSPWIDTTCPHTLVTSLCDNLKAGRPKNSFYVSQCVLTPVASTVLKSVCCCCSPHCHGPRDLREMAQEAREPILEWLSKNDTARQDINIAISDFVDADKFAFIDAIIGLNVSRF, from the exons ATGACTTACAGCTCGATACCTACTAGTACTTCCAGTCCAGGTTATCGCGAAAATTGGATGGAACGTTTGACTGCTCAAGTCCCTGAGTTTTCAAGTCGCCCGCTCACCTCTATTGCTTTTCCTGGATCACACGACTCTGGCACGTCAAGCATAAGTAGCCAGTCATCACTGCTGCGTGACAGTCCGTATCGCTTCCTAGCCAACATCCCCGTGATTGGCTCATGTTGTGTCAAGCCTGTCATTGCGAGGTGGTCGCTGACACAAGACTTAAATGTGGCGGAACAAATGGAAAACGGCATTAG ATTCTTTGATTTTCGTGTTGCTCAGGGAAATGCCAGCAATGGACTACCAGACAGGAACTTTTTCTTGTGTCATGCACTAATAGCTGATCCTCTTGCTCCAGCCTTGGAAGCAGTTGCCCAGTTTGTAGAGAAACATCCATATGAGGTTATATTTCTCGATTTTAAGAAATTTTATGACTGGGAACAGAACAGTGACAATAGTTTAATTGATTTGATTAAAGAAACCGTTGGTCCTTATCTCTATCCATATGATGCATCGAAACCACTGTCTGATGTGACACCAACTAGCATCAGGGAGATGAAAAAGACAGTTATTCTGATTTACCACAAACAGTCTGTAACAGATGTGTACAAGGACTTCTGGCCTGAGAACTCTATTGTGAGTCCATGGATAGATACaacatgcccacacacactTGTGACGTCGCTTTGTGACAATTTGAAAGCTGGCCGCCCAAAGAACAGTTTTTACGTCTCGCAATGTGTTTTAACGCCAGTAGCATCAACAGTTTTAAAATctgtctgctgctgctgtagcCCACATTGTCATGGACCAAGAGATCTGCGGGAGATGGCACAAGAGGCAAGAGAGCCTATTCTTGAATGGTTAAGTAAAAATGATACGGCTAGGCAAG ATATCAACATAGCTATATCTGACTTTGTTGATGCAGACAAGTTTGCTTTCATTGATGCAATAATTGGATTGAATGTTTCTCGTTTCTGA